Proteins encoded by one window of Lathyrus oleraceus cultivar Zhongwan6 chromosome 1, CAAS_Psat_ZW6_1.0, whole genome shotgun sequence:
- the LOC127115448 gene encoding histidine kinase 5 has protein sequence MQEHFGAKTFLIYVEPVFSKTGETIGVNYMGMEITDQVRKRERMAKLREEIAVQKAKETELNKTIHITEETMRAKQMLATMSHEIRSPLSGVVSMAEILTTTKIDREQRQLLDVMISSGDLVLQLINDILDLSKVESGAMKMEATKFRPREVVRHVLQTTAASLQKMLTLEGDIAYDIPIEVTGDVLRIRQILTNLVSNAVKFTHQGKVGINLYVVPEPPFAKSEECHQTETEDQSTVSSNGLKEEKHASSLCLIDLLTQYSFDYCVYVLIFVLNGLLSFVLCSLHI, from the exons ATGCAAGAACATTTTGGAGCTAAGACATTTTTGATATATGTAGAACCTGTGTTTAGCAAAACAGGAGAAACAATTGGAGTAAACTATATGGGAATGGAAATAACAGATCAG GtgagaaaaagagaaagaatgGCTAAGCTAAGGGAAGAAATTGCAGTTCAGAAAGCTAAGGAAACAGAACTTAATAAAACCATTCACATTACAG AGGAGACTATGAGAGCAAAACAAATGCTGGCAACAATGTCTCATGAGATAAGATCACCACTTTCTGGTGTTGTTAGCATGGCTGAAATTCTTACTACAACAAAAATTGACAGGGAGCAAAGACAGCTCTTGGATGTCATGATATCTTCAGGAGATTTGGTTCTTCAACTTATAAATGACATACTTGATCTTTCCAAAGTTGAGTCAG GAGCTATGAAAATGGAAGCTACCAAATTCAGGCCAAGAGAGGTAGTAAGGCATGTACTCCAGACAACTGCAGCATCATTGCAGAAAATGTTAACATTGGAAGGAGATATAGCATATGATATACCTATTGAGGTCACTGGAGATGTTTTAAGGATTCGGCAGATTCTCACAAATTTAGTCAG CAATGCTGTCAAGTTTACACATCAAGGCAAAGTTGGTATAAACCTTTATGTTGTTCCAGAACCACCATTTGCCAAATCAGAAGAATGCCACCAAACGGAGACAGAAGACCAGTCAACTGTTTCTTCAAATGGATTGAAGGAAGAGAAACATGCATCATCACTTTGTTTGATCGACCTATTGACTCAATATTCGTTTGACTACTGTGTTTATGTTTTAATATTTGTTTTAAATGGATTACTTAGTTTTGTCCTCTGCAGTCTGCATATATAA